A region from the Mycolicibacterium litorale genome encodes:
- a CDS encoding SH3-like domain-containing protein yields MSTSAQRAAQLDLVARLKSAYPELPDAPTPDLLDHERITAYLKPVHDVGGEPDAPDEFLNKQEEAWEEAIYVTCEVLGWRGIWLSEERRRIGNVDVGRAQYLGLPYYGRWALAVARVLVEKHHIGLTELTERMAEVKARYAGGLDGRTPEAQPRFEGDGSQVRRNRQHREAVGKGDPQVYAGLAPPAKFAVGDAVRVRELPVLFYTRTPEYARGATGVIAEVSYESPAAEDETWDREVTPEWFYIVRFNQSELWHGYTGTATDTLQTELPERWLEPAG; encoded by the coding sequence GTGAGTACATCAGCCCAGCGCGCAGCACAGTTGGATCTCGTCGCACGGCTCAAATCGGCCTATCCCGAACTGCCGGACGCGCCCACCCCCGATCTGCTCGACCACGAACGGATCACGGCGTACCTCAAACCCGTGCACGACGTCGGAGGCGAACCCGACGCTCCCGACGAGTTCCTCAACAAGCAGGAAGAAGCGTGGGAGGAGGCCATCTACGTCACCTGCGAGGTGCTGGGCTGGCGGGGCATCTGGCTGTCGGAGGAGCGCCGCCGGATCGGCAACGTCGACGTCGGGCGGGCGCAGTACCTGGGCCTGCCCTACTACGGGCGCTGGGCACTGGCGGTGGCCCGGGTGCTGGTGGAGAAACACCACATCGGGCTCACCGAACTGACCGAACGCATGGCCGAGGTGAAGGCCCGCTACGCCGGCGGCCTCGACGGTCGAACCCCCGAGGCGCAGCCGAGATTCGAAGGCGACGGCTCCCAGGTCCGGCGGAACCGACAGCACCGCGAGGCGGTGGGCAAGGGCGATCCGCAGGTGTACGCCGGGCTTGCTCCTCCGGCGAAGTTCGCCGTCGGCGACGCGGTGCGCGTGCGGGAGCTGCCCGTGCTGTTCTACACCCGCACGCCCGAGTACGCGCGCGGCGCCACCGGTGTGATCGCCGAGGTCTCCTACGAGAGCCCGGCCGCCGAGGACGAGACCTGGGATCGCGAGGTGACCCCGGAGTGGTTCTACATCGTCCGGTTCAACCAGTCCGAGCTGTGGCACGGCTACACCGGCACCGCGACCGACACCCTGCAGACCGAACTGCCCGAGCGCTGGCTCGAACCGGCCGGCTGA
- the scnC gene encoding thiocyanate hydrolase subunit gamma has protein sequence MVDEITDFEVLEIALRELCIEKGIFTTEDHRRFTEYAEHIGPAPAARLVARAWLDPDFKDLALREPMTASKEVGVDWLEPTGFGTPSDFTAFEILADTPTLHHVIVCALCSCYPRPILGNSPEWYRTPNYRRRMVRWPRQVLAEFGLYLPDDVDVRVQDSNQKHRYMVMPMRPEGTDGWTEDQLTEIITRDCLIGVALPKPGVTANVIVDTIPAIHPVGD, from the coding sequence ATGGTCGACGAGATCACCGACTTCGAGGTCCTCGAGATCGCGCTGCGCGAGCTGTGCATCGAGAAGGGCATCTTCACCACCGAGGACCACCGGCGCTTCACCGAGTACGCCGAACACATCGGCCCCGCCCCCGCCGCGCGCCTCGTGGCCCGGGCTTGGCTGGACCCGGACTTCAAGGATCTGGCGCTGCGCGAACCGATGACCGCCAGCAAGGAGGTCGGTGTCGACTGGCTCGAACCGACCGGGTTCGGCACACCCAGCGATTTCACCGCGTTCGAGATCCTCGCCGACACCCCGACCCTGCATCACGTCATCGTGTGCGCACTGTGCTCCTGCTACCCGCGGCCGATCCTGGGCAACTCACCGGAGTGGTACCGCACGCCGAACTACCGCAGGCGGATGGTGCGCTGGCCGCGGCAGGTGCTCGCCGAGTTCGGGCTGTATCTGCCCGACGACGTCGACGTCCGGGTCCAGGACTCCAACCAGAAGCACCGCTACATGGTGATGCCGATGCGTCCCGAGGGCACCGACGGCTGGACCGAGGACCAGCTCACCGAGATCATCACGCGCGACTGCCTCATCGGCGTCGCGCTGCCCAAACCAGGCGTCACGGCGAATGTCATCGTCGACACCATCCCGGCCATCCATCCCGTCGGCGACTGA
- a CDS encoding thiocyanate hydrolase — MAAKYGVENPVPPWKTSLDGLCDALDHGSCADADIPTFKERRDEEDALSATLYADLPYPENQLVSLAHSLVVRGVIDEAELRQRLATIRARLEAT; from the coding sequence ATGGCCGCCAAGTACGGCGTCGAGAATCCGGTGCCGCCGTGGAAGACGAGCCTCGACGGCCTCTGCGACGCGCTCGACCACGGCAGCTGCGCCGACGCCGACATCCCCACGTTCAAGGAGCGCCGCGACGAGGAGGACGCACTGTCGGCGACGCTCTACGCCGACCTGCCCTACCCCGAGAACCAGCTGGTCTCCCTGGCGCATTCGCTGGTGGTCCGCGGTGTCATCGACGAAGCCGAACTGCGGCAGCGCCTCGCGACCATCAGGGCGCGACTCGAAGCCACCTGA
- a CDS encoding DEAD/DEAH box helicase produces MTVPLLDDPSDLSPLRARGADPDELFASFAAWAEASGTVLYPAQEEALIELVSGANVILATPTGSGKSLVATGAQYAALAAGRRSYYTAPIKALVSEKFFALCGLFGAENVGMLTGDAAVNSSAPIIACTAEVLANIALREGGESNTASDLIVMDEFHFYGDPDRGWAWQVPLLELPRAQFLLMSATLGDVTFLREDLTRRTGRPTALVAHADRPVPLFYSYATTPMHETISELLETKQAPIYVVHFTQASALERAQALMSINVCTKAEKAAIAEHIGRFRFSTAFGTTLSRLVRHGIGVHHAGMLPKYRRLVEQLAQAGLLKVICGTDTLGVGINVPIRTVVFSALSKYDGTRTRLLNAREFHQIAGRAGRAGYDTAGTVVVQAPDHEVENLKQFAKVADDPKKRRKLVRRKVPEGMVPWSESTMKRLVEAVPEPLHSNMRVSTAMILDVVARAGASEATGDRSGDPFEAMRRLLTDNHEPRKRQLHLIREAVGIARSLLQAGVIERVDTPEGRRYRLTVDLPRDFALNQPLSTFALAAIDVLDIESESYALDVVSVIEATLEDPRQILAAQLKKARGEAVAAMKAEGIEYDERIELLDDVTYPKPLAELLEHTFEVYLQSNPWAADGRLSPKSVVREMWERAFTFREYVSVYGLTRSEGAVLRYLSDAYKALRSGVPTAARTDELTDIVEWLGELVRQVDSSLLDEWEQLTSPDQPLDEPVSVPARPRPLTGNERAFTAMVRNALFRRVELFARRDWAGLGELDAAAGWPAQRWADVGEEYYAEHDDVGTGADARGPALLIFDRQPGQWRVRQILDDPAGDHDWGFEVEVDLEASDEEGTAVLRLLDAGRMD; encoded by the coding sequence ATGACCGTCCCGCTGCTCGACGATCCGAGTGATCTGTCGCCCCTGCGCGCCCGAGGCGCCGACCCCGACGAGCTGTTCGCCTCCTTCGCCGCGTGGGCCGAGGCGAGCGGCACCGTGCTGTACCCGGCGCAGGAGGAGGCGCTGATCGAGCTGGTCAGCGGCGCCAACGTCATCCTCGCGACGCCGACGGGTTCGGGGAAGTCGCTGGTCGCCACCGGCGCGCAGTACGCGGCGCTGGCGGCCGGTCGGCGCAGCTACTACACCGCCCCGATCAAGGCGCTGGTCAGCGAGAAGTTCTTCGCCCTGTGCGGGCTGTTCGGCGCCGAGAACGTCGGCATGCTCACCGGCGATGCCGCGGTGAACTCCTCTGCGCCGATCATCGCCTGCACCGCCGAGGTGCTCGCCAACATCGCGCTGCGTGAAGGCGGGGAATCAAACACAGCCAGTGATCTCATCGTCATGGACGAGTTCCACTTCTACGGCGACCCCGACCGCGGCTGGGCGTGGCAGGTGCCGCTGCTGGAACTGCCGCGTGCGCAGTTCCTCCTGATGTCGGCCACGCTGGGCGACGTCACGTTCCTGCGCGAGGACCTGACCCGGCGCACCGGCAGACCGACGGCGCTCGTCGCCCACGCTGATCGTCCTGTGCCGCTGTTCTACTCGTACGCGACGACCCCGATGCACGAGACGATCTCCGAGCTGCTCGAGACCAAGCAGGCGCCGATCTACGTCGTCCACTTCACCCAGGCGTCCGCGCTGGAGCGGGCTCAGGCGCTGATGAGCATCAACGTGTGCACCAAGGCCGAGAAGGCCGCGATCGCCGAACATATCGGCCGCTTCCGCTTTTCAACGGCCTTCGGCACCACGCTGTCGCGGCTGGTGCGCCACGGGATCGGAGTGCACCACGCCGGGATGCTGCCCAAGTACCGGCGGCTCGTCGAACAGCTCGCCCAGGCAGGTCTGCTGAAGGTCATCTGCGGCACCGACACCCTGGGCGTCGGGATCAACGTGCCGATCCGCACCGTGGTGTTCTCCGCGTTGTCGAAGTACGACGGCACCCGCACCCGGCTGCTCAACGCCCGTGAGTTCCACCAGATCGCGGGCCGCGCCGGGCGCGCGGGCTACGACACCGCGGGCACCGTCGTCGTCCAGGCACCCGACCACGAGGTGGAGAACCTCAAACAGTTCGCCAAGGTCGCCGACGATCCGAAGAAGCGGCGGAAGCTGGTGCGGCGCAAGGTGCCCGAGGGCATGGTGCCGTGGAGTGAGTCGACGATGAAGCGCCTCGTGGAGGCGGTCCCGGAGCCGTTGCACAGCAACATGCGGGTGTCGACGGCGATGATCCTCGACGTGGTGGCCAGAGCCGGGGCGAGCGAAGCGACGGGAGATCGATCGGGCGATCCGTTCGAGGCGATGCGGCGGCTGCTCACCGACAACCACGAACCGCGCAAACGCCAACTGCACCTTATCCGTGAAGCGGTGGGGATCGCGCGGTCGCTGCTGCAGGCCGGGGTGATCGAGCGCGTCGACACCCCCGAGGGCAGACGCTACCGGCTCACCGTGGACCTACCGCGGGATTTCGCGCTCAACCAGCCGCTGTCCACATTCGCGCTCGCGGCCATCGACGTGCTCGATATCGAGTCGGAAAGCTATGCGCTGGATGTGGTTTCGGTGATCGAGGCGACGCTGGAGGATCCACGCCAGATCCTGGCGGCCCAACTGAAGAAGGCCAGAGGCGAAGCGGTGGCCGCGATGAAGGCCGAAGGGATCGAGTACGACGAGCGGATCGAACTGCTCGACGACGTCACCTATCCGAAGCCGCTCGCCGAACTTCTCGAGCACACGTTCGAGGTGTACCTGCAGAGCAATCCGTGGGCCGCGGACGGCCGGCTGTCACCGAAGTCCGTGGTCCGCGAGATGTGGGAACGTGCCTTCACGTTCCGCGAGTACGTCAGCGTCTACGGGCTCACCCGATCCGAGGGGGCGGTGCTGCGCTATCTGTCCGACGCGTACAAGGCGCTGCGGTCGGGTGTGCCCACCGCCGCGCGCACCGACGAGCTGACCGACATCGTCGAGTGGCTGGGCGAGCTTGTGCGCCAGGTGGATTCGAGCCTGCTCGATGAGTGGGAACAGCTGACCAGCCCGGATCAGCCGCTCGACGAGCCGGTTTCGGTGCCGGCGCGCCCGCGGCCGCTCACCGGCAACGAGCGCGCGTTCACCGCGATGGTCCGCAATGCGCTGTTCCGCCGCGTCGAACTGTTCGCGCGGCGGGACTGGGCCGGCCTCGGTGAGTTGGACGCCGCCGCGGGGTGGCCGGCGCAGCGCTGGGCCGACGTCGGTGAGGAGTACTACGCCGAGCACGACGACGTGGGCACCGGCGCCGACGCCCGCGGGCCCGCGCTGTTGATCTTCGACCGGCAGCCCGGTCAGTGGCGGGTGCGCCAGATCCTCGACGATCCGGCCGGCGACCACGACTGGGGCTTCGAGGTGGAGGTCGATCTCGAGGCCTCCGACGAGGAGGGGACGGCGGTGCTGCGTCTGCTCGACGCCGGCCGCATGGACTGA
- a CDS encoding NUDIX hydrolase, whose translation MTISYDEALRERIRSHLAGHDRRTVTDPTKRHAAVAVVLVDSEIGEDRVDPAPVDDWIDGRPMEAGLDGRMVDVSGGAAFLLCRRASRLTTHAAQWALPGGRLDPGETVVDAALRELDEEVGVALPDSAVLGLLDDYPTRSGYVITPVVLWGGGRLDLRPAPDEVVAAYRVGLHQLQRDDSPRFVSIPESPRPVVQIPLGNDLIHAPTGAVLLQLRWLALEGRRDPVDHLEQPVFAWR comes from the coding sequence GTGACGATCAGCTATGACGAGGCGCTGCGCGAGCGCATCCGGTCGCACCTGGCCGGCCACGACCGCCGCACGGTGACGGATCCGACGAAGCGGCACGCCGCGGTCGCGGTGGTCCTCGTCGACTCCGAGATCGGCGAGGACCGGGTGGATCCGGCGCCCGTCGACGACTGGATCGACGGTCGGCCGATGGAGGCCGGACTGGACGGCCGGATGGTCGACGTCTCCGGTGGTGCGGCATTTCTGTTGTGCCGCAGGGCATCCCGGCTGACCACGCATGCGGCGCAGTGGGCGCTGCCGGGCGGTCGGCTCGATCCGGGGGAGACCGTGGTCGACGCCGCGCTGCGCGAACTCGACGAGGAGGTGGGCGTCGCGCTGCCGGATTCGGCCGTGCTCGGCCTGCTCGACGACTACCCGACCCGCTCGGGATACGTCATCACTCCCGTGGTGCTGTGGGGCGGCGGCCGGCTGGACCTGCGGCCGGCGCCCGACGAGGTGGTCGCGGCATATCGGGTGGGGCTGCACCAACTGCAGCGCGACGACTCACCGCGGTTCGTCTCGATCCCCGAGAGTCCGCGCCCGGTGGTGCAGATCCCGCTGGGCAACGACCTGATCCACGCGCCGACGGGAGCAGTCCTGCTGCAACTGCGGTGGCTTGCCCTCGAAGGCCGCCGCGACCCCGTCGACCACCTCGAACAACCCGTCTTCGCCTGGCGGTAG
- a CDS encoding threonine aldolase family protein, translated as MTVSPLHDPDWRGFASDNYAGVHPEVLAALAAANGGHQVAYGEDRYTARLREVIHAHFGERAEVFPVFNGTGANVISLTSVLPRWGAVVAAATAHINTDEAGAPERMTGIKLLTVAAPDGKLTDDLIGREAWGWGNEHRAQPLAVSITQTTELGTLYRPDEVRAICRFAHDRGMAVHVDGSRLWNAAAALGVPFREITTDAGVDVLSLGGTKNGLLGVEAVVVLDPDRATGLGYLRKLTMQLSSKMRFASAQLLALFDDDLGLRSAAHANAMAARLRAALEDGIADGTLPGLAFTQATEANALFATLPTDAADRIRERVRFYDWNRARGEVRWMTAWDTTETDVDGFVAVVREELQRGRAVR; from the coding sequence GTGACGGTGTCCCCACTCCATGACCCCGACTGGCGCGGCTTCGCCAGCGACAACTACGCCGGTGTGCACCCCGAAGTGCTCGCCGCCCTCGCCGCCGCCAACGGTGGGCACCAGGTCGCCTACGGCGAGGACCGGTACACGGCGCGGCTGCGCGAGGTGATCCACGCGCACTTCGGCGAGCGCGCCGAGGTGTTCCCCGTCTTCAACGGCACCGGCGCCAACGTCATCTCGCTGACCAGCGTGCTGCCCCGCTGGGGTGCCGTCGTCGCGGCGGCCACCGCCCACATCAACACCGACGAGGCCGGCGCGCCCGAACGGATGACCGGCATCAAGCTGCTCACCGTCGCCGCGCCGGACGGCAAGCTCACCGATGACCTGATCGGGCGGGAGGCGTGGGGCTGGGGCAACGAACACCGGGCCCAACCGCTCGCCGTGAGCATCACGCAGACCACCGAACTGGGCACGCTCTACCGCCCCGACGAGGTGCGCGCGATCTGCCGGTTCGCCCACGACCGCGGGATGGCCGTCCACGTGGACGGGTCGCGGCTGTGGAATGCGGCGGCTGCGCTGGGCGTGCCGTTCCGCGAGATCACCACCGACGCCGGCGTCGACGTCCTGAGCCTCGGCGGCACGAAGAACGGGCTGCTGGGCGTCGAGGCCGTCGTGGTCCTCGACCCGGACCGCGCCACGGGGCTGGGCTATCTGCGCAAGCTGACGATGCAGCTCTCCAGCAAGATGCGCTTCGCCTCGGCGCAGCTGCTGGCGCTGTTCGACGACGATCTCGGCCTGCGCAGCGCGGCGCACGCCAACGCCATGGCCGCCCGGCTGCGCGCCGCACTCGAGGACGGCATCGCCGACGGGACGCTGCCCGGCCTGGCCTTCACCCAGGCCACCGAGGCGAACGCGCTCTTCGCGACGCTGCCGACGGACGCCGCCGACCGCATCCGCGAACGGGTGCGCTTCTACGATTGGAACCGCGCCCGTGGCGAGGTCCGGTGGATGACCGCGTGGGACACCACCGAAACCGACGTCGACGGATTCGTCGCCGTCGTCCGCGAGGAGTTGCAGCGCGGCCGAGCCGTACGGTGA
- a CDS encoding ArsR/SmtB family transcription factor, with amino-acid sequence MGGVGDVFKALADPTRRTILDELADRNGQTLFEICARLTTKHGLGSSRQAISQHLDVLEDAGLVETRREGRYKFHYLNTAPLEPIVERWLTTKGTRDEDQPGERAR; translated from the coding sequence GTGGGCGGCGTGGGTGACGTCTTCAAGGCCCTGGCCGATCCCACGCGCCGGACGATCCTCGACGAGCTGGCCGACCGGAACGGGCAGACGTTGTTCGAGATCTGCGCGCGCCTGACCACCAAGCACGGGCTCGGTTCGTCGCGGCAGGCGATCTCGCAGCATCTCGACGTTCTCGAGGATGCGGGCCTGGTCGAGACCAGGCGCGAAGGCCGGTACAAGTTCCACTACCTCAACACCGCACCGCTCGAACCGATCGTCGAGCGGTGGCTGACGACAAAGGGGACGCGTGATGAAGATCAACCTGGCGAGCGTGCTCGTTGA
- a CDS encoding VOC family protein — MKINLASVLVDDQDKALRFYTEILGFVPKHDIPMGQARWITVVSPDNPDGTELVLEPDGHPAVKPFKEALVADGIPFTSFAVDDVAAEFERLTALGVRFTQEPVDMGPVTTAVLDDTCGNLIQIAQEK, encoded by the coding sequence ATGAAGATCAACCTGGCGAGCGTGCTCGTTGACGACCAGGACAAGGCGCTGCGGTTCTACACCGAGATCCTCGGGTTCGTCCCGAAGCACGACATCCCGATGGGGCAGGCGCGGTGGATCACCGTGGTGTCCCCGGACAATCCCGACGGCACCGAACTCGTCCTGGAACCCGACGGCCACCCCGCGGTGAAACCGTTCAAGGAGGCGCTGGTCGCCGACGGTATCCCGTTCACGTCCTTCGCCGTCGACGACGTCGCGGCGGAGTTCGAACGGCTGACGGCCCTCGGTGTGCGGTTCACCCAGGAGCCCGTCGACATGGGTCCGGTGACGACGGCGGTACTCGACGACACGTGCGGGAACCTGATCCAGATCGCTCAGGAGAAGTAG
- the helR gene encoding RNA polymerase recycling motor ATPase HelR, translating to MAGYEDDLRSERGYVAGLYTRLDAERARAKEKYAAALRGDGALVERDAEVRALAKERQRLDVADDGLCFGRLDADSGERLYIGRIGIFDRDNDFEPLLLDWRAPLARAFYVATAANPEGMRRRRQFHTRGRRVLDFTDEVFGRPRGDEHGGESALLAAVNAPRGEGMRDIVATIQAEQDAIIRHDHSGVLVIEGGPGTGKTVVALHRVAYLLYTQRARIERHGVLVIGPNPAFLNHISRVLPSLGETNVVFMTPGDLVPGLSVTAEDSAAEVKGSLKMLDVLAAAVADRQRVPEQPLVIELPDVTVQIDAETARWAIEEARGSGLPHNHARKVFRDIVEYVLTERAVSRIGRGWLSRSDKGAWEELRADVLEDLADSAQYMAALDELWPVLTPQTLLAELYESRERLQAAGADAALWRADGAAWTVSDVPLLDELVDLLGRDLAAEAAAEREREAEAEYAEGVLESMVAHEDLMDDEDLLLATDLLHGEDLADRFAERDNRELAERAAADREWTYRHVVVDEAQELSEMDWRVLMRRCPSKSFTVVGDLAQRRSPAGARSWAAMLDPYVPDRWVYRSLSVNYRTPAEIMDVAAAVLAEFAPEVTPPESVRATGVRPWRRQVTEDELLDAVDEFVREEAGREGTSVVIGPPDVPGAVAPSEIKGLEFDAVLLVEPERLFTGPRGPADLYVALTRATQRLGVLHRGALPAALAGLAEPSLGTEPAR from the coding sequence ATGGCGGGGTACGAGGACGATCTGCGGTCCGAGCGTGGCTACGTGGCGGGGCTCTACACCCGGCTCGACGCGGAACGGGCCAGGGCCAAGGAGAAGTACGCCGCCGCGTTGCGCGGGGACGGCGCGCTCGTCGAACGCGATGCGGAGGTGCGGGCGCTCGCCAAGGAGCGGCAGCGCCTCGACGTCGCCGACGACGGACTGTGCTTCGGCCGGCTGGATGCCGATTCCGGTGAGCGGCTCTACATCGGACGGATCGGAATCTTCGACCGCGACAACGACTTCGAGCCGCTTCTGCTCGATTGGCGGGCACCGCTGGCGCGGGCGTTCTACGTCGCCACGGCCGCCAACCCGGAGGGTATGCGCCGGCGCCGCCAGTTCCACACCCGCGGCAGACGGGTGCTGGACTTCACCGACGAGGTGTTCGGCCGCCCCCGGGGAGACGAACACGGCGGCGAGTCTGCGTTGCTCGCCGCGGTGAACGCACCCCGCGGCGAGGGGATGCGCGACATCGTCGCGACGATCCAGGCCGAACAGGACGCGATCATCCGCCACGACCATTCCGGTGTGCTGGTCATCGAGGGCGGTCCGGGTACCGGCAAGACCGTGGTGGCGCTGCACCGCGTCGCCTACCTGCTCTACACGCAGCGGGCCCGCATCGAACGCCACGGTGTGCTGGTCATCGGTCCCAACCCCGCGTTCCTCAACCACATCAGCCGGGTGCTGCCGTCGCTCGGTGAGACCAACGTCGTCTTCATGACGCCCGGTGACCTGGTGCCGGGCCTGTCCGTCACCGCTGAGGACAGCGCCGCGGAGGTGAAGGGTTCGCTGAAGATGCTCGACGTGCTCGCGGCCGCGGTCGCCGACCGGCAGCGGGTGCCCGAGCAGCCCCTCGTCATCGAGTTGCCGGATGTGACCGTGCAGATCGACGCCGAGACCGCGCGGTGGGCGATCGAGGAAGCCCGCGGCAGTGGTCTGCCGCACAACCACGCGCGCAAGGTGTTTCGCGACATCGTCGAGTACGTGCTCACCGAACGCGCGGTGTCCCGGATCGGCCGGGGCTGGCTGTCCCGGTCGGACAAGGGCGCATGGGAGGAACTGCGCGCCGACGTGCTCGAGGACCTCGCGGACAGCGCGCAGTACATGGCGGCGCTCGACGAGCTGTGGCCGGTGTTGACCCCGCAGACCCTGCTGGCCGAGCTGTACGAGTCGCGGGAGCGCCTGCAGGCGGCCGGCGCCGACGCGGCGCTGTGGCGCGCCGACGGCGCCGCGTGGACGGTGTCGGACGTACCACTGCTCGACGAACTGGTCGATCTGCTGGGCCGTGATCTGGCGGCCGAGGCCGCCGCCGAGAGGGAGCGCGAGGCCGAAGCCGAATACGCCGAGGGCGTACTGGAATCCATGGTGGCGCACGAGGACCTGATGGACGACGAGGATCTGCTCCTCGCCACGGATCTGCTGCACGGTGAGGATCTGGCGGACCGCTTCGCCGAACGCGACAACCGGGAACTCGCCGAACGCGCTGCGGCGGACCGGGAGTGGACGTATCGGCATGTCGTGGTCGACGAGGCGCAGGAACTGTCGGAGATGGACTGGCGGGTGCTGATGCGTCGCTGCCCGAGCAAGTCGTTCACGGTCGTCGGCGACCTCGCCCAGCGGCGGTCGCCCGCGGGGGCACGGTCCTGGGCGGCCATGCTCGACCCGTACGTGCCGGACCGCTGGGTGTACCGGTCGCTGTCGGTCAACTACCGCACCCCCGCCGAGATCATGGATGTCGCGGCCGCGGTCCTCGCCGAGTTCGCCCCCGAGGTGACGCCGCCGGAGTCCGTGCGCGCCACCGGGGTGCGACCGTGGCGCCGGCAGGTCACCGAGGACGAATTGCTCGACGCCGTCGACGAATTCGTGCGCGAGGAGGCCGGCCGCGAGGGCACGAGCGTGGTGATCGGTCCCCCGGATGTGCCGGGCGCGGTCGCGCCGTCGGAGATCAAGGGTCTGGAGTTCGACGCGGTGCTGCTGGTGGAGCCCGAGCGTCTGTTCACCGGGCCGCGTGGGCCCGCCGACCTCTACGTCGCGCTGACCCGCGCCACCCAGCGCCTCGGGGTGCTGCACCGCGGAGCGCTGCCCGCGGCGCTGGCGGGGCTGGCGGAACCGTCCCTCGGTACTGAGCCCGCGCGTTAG
- a CDS encoding serine hydrolase, with amino-acid sequence MHRRLPNWATTTMVIAGATLLVAGCEAQAGGAPPATQNVPQATFAAPQAPPAQPAPTLDGLDARVRQATADAAASGADVEIAVLDRDTGQLVTGGADKPFPIASVVKLFIADDLLLRESEGATKLSEADRKSLDAMLRSSDDSAAQMFWDRSGGNAVIARVKARYGLAGTTAPYNGHWDVTQSTAGDLVRYYDMLLDGTGGLPPEQADVIIGNLAQSTPTGTDGYPQRFGIPEGLYAEQVAVKQGWFCCWNGGNQLHVSTGAIGPERRYVMAIGSLDPTGAAAARENITQAVKTVFPRGKI; translated from the coding sequence ATGCATCGGCGGCTGCCGAATTGGGCGACGACCACCATGGTGATCGCAGGCGCGACGCTGCTCGTCGCCGGTTGCGAGGCACAGGCCGGGGGTGCGCCGCCGGCCACGCAGAACGTCCCGCAGGCGACATTCGCAGCTCCGCAGGCCCCGCCCGCTCAGCCGGCGCCGACCCTCGACGGGCTCGACGCCCGCGTCCGTCAGGCCACTGCCGACGCGGCCGCGTCCGGCGCTGACGTCGAGATCGCCGTCCTGGACCGCGACACCGGCCAACTCGTCACCGGCGGGGCCGACAAACCGTTCCCGATCGCCTCCGTGGTGAAGCTGTTCATCGCCGACGACCTGCTGCTGCGGGAGTCGGAGGGCGCGACGAAACTCTCCGAGGCGGACCGCAAGTCACTCGATGCCATGCTGCGCTCCTCCGATGACAGCGCGGCACAGATGTTCTGGGACCGCAGTGGCGGGAACGCCGTCATCGCCCGCGTGAAGGCGCGATACGGATTGGCGGGCACGACGGCGCCGTACAACGGACACTGGGACGTCACACAGAGCACCGCGGGCGATCTCGTCCGCTACTACGACATGCTGTTGGACGGGACCGGTGGGCTGCCGCCGGAACAGGCCGACGTGATCATCGGCAACCTCGCGCAGTCCACACCGACGGGAACCGACGGCTATCCGCAGCGGTTCGGCATTCCCGAGGGGCTCTACGCCGAGCAGGTGGCGGTCAAGCAGGGCTGGTTCTGCTGCTGGAACGGCGGGAACCAGTTGCACGTGTCCACCGGCGCGATCGGACCCGAACGCCGTTACGTGATGGCGATCGGCTCTCTGGACCCCACCGGGGCGGCGGCGGCGCGCGAGAACATCACTCAGGCCGTCAAGACGGTGTTCCCGCGCGGCAAGATCTGA